A part of Cydia strobilella chromosome 15, ilCydStro3.1, whole genome shotgun sequence genomic DNA contains:
- the LOC134747720 gene encoding uncharacterized protein LOC134747720, producing the protein MKVTINTAVVADDNGRKHFHAKGYQYTIDHGQASFNMTNLFKGNPELSNTVLTFINENWRLIADEFGKPITDFATETVVRSIEKFFLAVPIEELVEGPVTLYD; encoded by the exons ATGAAGGTGACGATCAACACCGCTGTAGTGGCTGACGACAATGGAAGGAAGCATTTCCACGCCAAGGGCTACCAATATACCATCGACCACGGACAGGCCTCGTTCAACATGACGAATCTCTTCAAAGGCAATCCAGAATTGA GCAACACGGTGTTGACATTCATCAACGAGAACTGGCGACTGATAGCCGACGAGTTCGGCAAGCCGATCACAGACTTCGCGACGGAGACCGTCGTGAGATCCATTGAGAAGTTCTTCCTCGCCGTCCCGATTGAGGAGCTCGTCGAGGGGCCTGTAACATTATATGATT